The Candidatus Desulfatibia profunda genomic sequence TATTTATCACGAAAGTGCGAAGGTACGAAAACACGAAAAAGAAAGTAATTATAAAATTTTGTGCTTTCAAAATTTCGTGTTTTCGTGGTTTTTCTAAGTTTTGCCATAAAAAAACTTACTCTTTAGATACTAAAAAGGCCTGAGTAAAGTGAAAAACCAATTGCCTGCCTGTTTTGGCCGGCTCGAATCCGTTTTTCCGAAATCCAAAGACGGTTTGAGAGAAACACCGGAGAATTGCCTGGTATGTTTCCGCAAAACCGAATGTTTAAAAACCGCGTTGGAGGGAACAGACGGCCTGAACGTTCGGGAGGAATTCATAGACAGGGCTTACAAGGCCGGTGCCATCGGTTTTTTGGAAAGATGGTCCCGAAAAAAAGAATTGCGGCGCAGGCGAAAAGATCGGAAGAAGAATGGATTTGGAAGCTCCCCGTCTTAAGGGGCGGAAGTTCCGCCTTTGTGCAGTGCTTCGCAGCGGGGAGTAATTCGGTCAAGGAGGTGATCATGAAAACAATCAAAGATATAGATATTTCCGGCAAAAAAGTCTTTTTCAGAGTCGATTTCAACGTTCCCCTGGATGAGCATCAAAATATTACGGATGACTCCAGAATACGGGAAGTGCTGCCGACACTGCAATATGCCCTGGACAATAATGCCAAGCTGATCATCGCCTCACATATGGGCCGGCCAAAGGGAGAAGTCGTGCCCAAACTCAGTTTAGCTCCCGTGGCCAAACGCCTTGGACGCCTCCTGGAAAAAAAAGTCATCATGGCCAATGACTGCATCGGTTCGGAAATAAAGGAACGGGTGGCGAATCTCAAAGACGGCGAGGTCATGCTACTGGAGAATTTACGCTATCACCCCGAGGAAGAGAAAAACGACGATACGTTTGCAAAAGCGCTGGCGGAGCTTTGTGATGTGTTTATCAACGATGCGTTCGCCGTTTCACACCGCATCAATGCATCTGTGGTCGCCATAACAAAATTTGCTCCGGTCTGCGCGGCCGGCTTTCTGCTCCAAAAGGAGCTCGCCTATTTTAAGCAGGCAATGGCCGCTCCGATGCGCCCCCTGGTCGCCATTGTCGGCGGCTCAAAGGTGTCCAGCAAACTGGG encodes the following:
- the pgk gene encoding phosphoglycerate kinase; translated protein: MKTIKDIDISGKKVFFRVDFNVPLDEHQNITDDSRIREVLPTLQYALDNNAKLIIASHMGRPKGEVVPKLSLAPVAKRLGRLLEKKVIMANDCIGSEIKERVANLKDGEVMLLENLRYHPEEEKNDDTFAKALAELCDVFINDAFAVSHRINASVVAITKFAPVCAAGFLLQKELAYFKQAMAAPMRPLVAIVGGSKVSSKLG